The proteins below are encoded in one region of Methanomassiliicoccus luminyensis B10:
- a CDS encoding Mrp/NBP35 family ATP-binding protein — protein sequence MSDNCDQSCGSCSAECSERRATEDFTERPHELSHIRRVIGVVSGKGGVGKSLVTSTLATLMRRKGYRTAILDADITGPSIPKAFGIRQRALADQTGLLPIKSRTGIEIMSINLLLENDTDPVIWRGPILAGTVKQFWKDVVWGDVDYMFIDMPPGTGDVPLTVFQSIAVDGIIIVTSPQELVSMIVSKAVRMAQMMNVPVLGLVENMSYFRCPDNGKDYRIFGESHIEDVAAAHGLEVLARIPIDPRLAEACDSGRVESFDGDWLDPVARVLEGVKGKDG from the coding sequence ATGAGCGATAACTGTGATCAGAGCTGCGGAAGCTGCAGCGCGGAGTGTTCGGAACGAAGGGCAACGGAGGATTTCACGGAGAGGCCGCACGAGCTGAGCCATATCCGGAGGGTCATCGGGGTGGTCAGTGGCAAGGGCGGGGTCGGCAAGTCCCTGGTCACCTCCACGCTGGCCACCCTGATGCGCCGGAAAGGGTACCGGACGGCCATCCTCGACGCGGACATCACCGGCCCTTCCATCCCCAAGGCGTTCGGGATAAGGCAGAGGGCCCTGGCCGACCAGACCGGGCTGCTCCCTATCAAGAGCAGGACCGGGATAGAGATCATGTCCATCAACCTGCTGTTGGAGAACGACACCGACCCAGTGATATGGCGTGGGCCCATCCTCGCGGGTACGGTCAAGCAGTTCTGGAAGGACGTGGTATGGGGCGACGTGGACTATATGTTCATTGACATGCCGCCGGGGACGGGGGACGTTCCCCTGACGGTGTTCCAGTCCATCGCAGTGGACGGCATCATCATCGTGACCTCCCCGCAGGAGCTGGTGTCCATGATAGTGTCCAAGGCGGTCAGGATGGCGCAGATGATGAACGTCCCCGTGCTGGGCCTGGTGGAGAACATGTCCTACTTCAGGTGTCCCGACAACGGGAAGGACTACCGGATATTCGGGGAGAGCCACATCGAGGACGTGGCCGCCGCCCACGGCCTGGAGGTCTTGGCCAGGATACCCATCGACCCGAGGCTGGCGGAGGCCTGCGACTCCGGCCGGGTCGAGTCGTTCGATGGGGACTGGCTCGACCCGGTGGCGAGGGTGCTGGAGGGCGTGAAGGGGAAGGATGGATGA
- a CDS encoding 30S ribosomal protein S13: MAQPEGQEKPEKAEKPHKEKKSEKKPQAPKVEEKKVDENFRYIVRFLNTDVDGNKSLIMGLQAVKGVGSRVAAVVAKRTGVSLTEKVGNLSEAQTDAIEKVLLAYPEYAPHWAVNRQSDFETGEDMHILGVDLGIVNKDDINRLKMIRSYKGVRHEQGQKVRGQRTRSNGRTGLTMGVSRQKAQPGATPAAEKK; this comes from the coding sequence TTGGCTCAACCAGAAGGACAGGAAAAGCCCGAGAAGGCGGAGAAACCGCATAAGGAAAAGAAATCGGAGAAGAAGCCTCAGGCCCCTAAGGTCGAGGAGAAGAAGGTGGACGAGAACTTCCGCTACATCGTCCGCTTCCTGAACACTGATGTTGACGGCAACAAGTCCCTCATCATGGGCTTGCAGGCCGTGAAGGGCGTAGGCTCCCGTGTCGCCGCCGTAGTGGCCAAGAGGACCGGCGTCAGCCTTACTGAGAAGGTCGGCAATCTGTCCGAAGCGCAGACCGACGCCATCGAGAAGGTCCTTCTTGCATACCCCGAGTATGCGCCCCACTGGGCTGTCAACAGGCAGAGCGACTTCGAGACTGGCGAGGACATGCACATACTCGGCGTGGACCTCGGCATTGTCAACAAGGACGATATCAACAGATTGAAGATGATCCGCAGCTACAAAGGCGTAAGGCACGAACAGGGACAGAAAGTTCGCGGTCAGAGAACCCGGTCCAACGGAAGGACTGGCCTTACCATGGGCGTCAGCAGGCAGAAAGCTCAGCCTGGTGCGACCCCCGCTGCCGAGAAGAAGTAA
- a CDS encoding 30S ribosomal protein S4 produces MGDPKFPRRSYDTPSHPWRGERIKAESETVKAYGLKNKTEVWKAQAVLRNLRNQSKLLQARVRLNDEQAKLEASLLLKKCARLGLLPMEGSTLDDVLGLTSEAILDRRLQTIVQRKGLAATYKQARQFIVHGHVAIDGRKVTIPGYMVKRTEEDKIAFNTQSPISNELHPLRAAPQNGQRAPEAPAERKEVPEKVEKVLKATAEDVVEDVAADLPVEDEPKEE; encoded by the coding sequence ATGGGAGATCCGAAGTTTCCGCGCAGGTCCTATGACACTCCTTCTCACCCCTGGAGAGGAGAAAGGATCAAGGCCGAGTCCGAGACCGTAAAGGCGTACGGACTGAAGAACAAGACCGAAGTATGGAAGGCCCAGGCCGTCCTCAGGAACCTGAGGAACCAGTCCAAGCTGCTCCAGGCCCGCGTTAGGCTTAACGACGAGCAGGCCAAACTGGAAGCCAGCCTCCTGTTGAAGAAGTGCGCCCGGCTGGGGCTCCTTCCCATGGAGGGAAGCACCCTGGACGATGTGCTCGGCCTTACATCCGAAGCCATACTGGACCGCAGGCTCCAGACCATAGTGCAGAGGAAGGGCCTGGCCGCCACCTACAAGCAGGCCCGCCAGTTCATCGTGCACGGCCATGTGGCCATCGACGGCCGCAAGGTCACCATACCTGGGTACATGGTCAAGAGGACCGAGGAGGACAAGATCGCCTTCAACACCCAGTCCCCCATATCCAACGAGCTTCACCCCCTGAGGGCGGCCCCCCAGAACGGCCAGAGGGCCCCCGAGGCCCCCGCCGAGCGGAAGGAAGTGCCTGAGAAGGTGGAGAAGGTCCTGAAGGCCACGGCCGAGGACGTCGTCGAGGACGTCGCCGCCGACCTGCCTGTCGAGGACGAGCCCAAGGAGGAGTGA
- a CDS encoding NUDIX domain-containing protein: MASDSAPQYRNPKLTTDGIVVIDGKIVLIRRGREPGKGKYALPGGFVEYGERTEDSAVREVREETGLETAVLGLLGIYSDPSRDPRGHIISAVYVLRLIGGEPRAGDDAEGVELFPLDKLPELAFDHAKIIGDYLSTRSRKDY, from the coding sequence ATGGCCTCCGACAGCGCCCCCCAATACCGGAACCCCAAGCTTACCACCGACGGCATCGTGGTCATCGATGGCAAGATCGTGCTGATCAGGAGGGGACGGGAGCCGGGCAAGGGCAAATACGCGCTGCCCGGCGGCTTCGTGGAGTATGGGGAACGGACCGAGGACAGCGCGGTCCGCGAGGTCAGGGAAGAGACGGGGCTGGAGACGGCGGTGCTGGGCCTCCTGGGGATCTACTCCGACCCGTCCAGGGACCCTCGGGGCCATATAATCAGCGCGGTGTACGTCCTCCGGCTGATAGGAGGAGAACCGCGTGCGGGCGATGATGCCGAGGGCGTGGAGCTTTTCCCGCTGGACAAGCTGCCGGAGCTGGCTTTCGATCATGCCAAGATCATCGGCGACTACCTGAGCACGAGGTCCCGTAAAGATTATTGA
- a CDS encoding NOG1 family protein codes for MQNWKRQIPTIMTSQELLDRAYARASKSQVNGSVPFDTVKKTNIAKITAIGDMTVVTLNKYVKAFPKMEKEDDFFNELVDVIIGKEKLKRALLNVAWGAEKCADLQKMYLSRVRREPNIDGVAKATKQFYGRFSSIIYRIEPELKLLQDAREKLKELPTVDLQVQTVVIAGYPNVGKSRLVERISTAKPAVAAYPFTTKGIVVGHYKSGWRTFQVIDTPGLLDRELEERNAIELQAILALKHLADLIVFILDPSETCGYPMDRQLALLESVKRNFEGIPFIEIENKADLDNMVPPTGRPRISAATGAGVDDLVKDIEARFKEMRMADMDKLPA; via the coding sequence ATGCAGAACTGGAAGCGGCAGATCCCCACCATCATGACCTCACAGGAACTCTTGGACCGCGCGTACGCCAGGGCGTCCAAGTCCCAGGTCAACGGGTCCGTGCCCTTCGATACGGTCAAGAAGACCAACATCGCCAAGATCACCGCCATAGGGGACATGACGGTCGTTACTCTCAACAAGTACGTCAAGGCCTTCCCCAAAATGGAGAAGGAGGATGATTTCTTCAACGAGCTGGTGGACGTCATCATCGGTAAGGAGAAGCTGAAGAGGGCGCTCCTCAACGTCGCGTGGGGGGCCGAGAAGTGCGCCGACCTCCAGAAGATGTACCTCTCGCGCGTTCGAAGGGAGCCGAACATCGACGGGGTGGCCAAGGCCACCAAGCAGTTCTACGGCCGCTTCTCCTCCATCATCTACCGCATCGAGCCGGAACTGAAGCTCCTGCAGGACGCCAGGGAGAAGCTCAAGGAGCTCCCCACCGTGGACCTTCAGGTGCAGACCGTCGTGATCGCCGGCTATCCCAATGTCGGGAAGAGCAGGCTGGTGGAGCGCATCTCCACGGCCAAGCCGGCGGTGGCGGCCTACCCCTTCACCACCAAGGGGATCGTGGTCGGCCACTACAAGAGCGGGTGGCGGACCTTCCAGGTCATCGACACCCCCGGCCTCCTGGACCGCGAGCTGGAGGAGCGGAACGCCATCGAGCTGCAAGCCATCCTGGCGCTGAAGCACCTCGCCGACCTCATCGTGTTCATCCTCGATCCCTCGGAGACCTGCGGCTACCCGATGGACCGGCAGCTCGCGCTGCTTGAATCGGTGAAGCGCAACTTCGAGGGCATCCCCTTCATAGAGATAGAGAACAAGGCCGACCTCGACAACATGGTCCCGCCCACCGGCCGCCCCCGGATATCGGCGGCCACCGGCGCCGGCGTGGACGATCTCGTGAAGGACATCGAGGCCCGCTTCAAGGAGATGCGGATGGCCGATATGGACAAGCTCCCGGCGTGA
- a CDS encoding DNA polymerase II large subunit, translating to MPVACSKAMEDYFNGLLKETERCYGVARRARGRGLDPETFIEIPMAEDLASRVEKLLAPWNVEGVAERIRELSKNNNREEVSLLIAKEMAAQPAKSKEDAIDRAVRVGLAVLTEGILVAPLEGIAGCKVGRNGDGTDYLAISFAGPIRAAGGTGQALSVLIGDVVRRELGIGKYIPTESEVQRFHEEIPLYKQCQHLQYCPGDEEIEIITRSCPVCVDGEGTEDMEISGFRDLPRVETNKVRGGACLVIAEGMCLKAPKIQKHVKKLGIDGWEFINEYLDWKKKHEAGDGAKATKKIVPDSKFLKDMVAGRPVIGHPSRVGGLRLRYGRGRTTGLAALAINPATMFALDDFLAVGTQIKIERPGKAGAVTPCDMLDGPILLLKNGDLVQAQTVKEVKEVRPQISEIVDLGEVLLPYGEFMENNHILAPGAYAPEWYKVELRSKGKGMPEDWESPTYQRAKEIGREYGVPLHPKYNLFWYDLPLDELNALRAHLLATGAWKEEKLVLKKEPLTKRTLESLGALHTVKGEEVIVDLYALPLLEGLGLSHNGPGIIEASVLEDPGCPEEPAFASATLRAVSRALGIEVRARAVTRIGSRMARPEKAKERKMKPPPHALFPLGQSGGMQRLVSTAAEESRVEAEMGVRQCPDCGKNTFLCSCRECGAHTLPVGRPATQRIDLNGMLATAMKRTGVATAPEIKGVQGMISKNKTPEALEKGLLRAVHDLYVFKDGTIRFDMTDVPVTHFRPREIGLSVEKAVAMGYLRDVKGNELTDPEQVCELRVQDIIPSISCGDYMVQVADFIDDLLEKIYGLDRFYNAKTRDDLIGELTIGLAPHTSGGILCRIIGYTRTNVGYGHPFFHAAKRRNADGDEDSVILLMDGLLNFSRGFLPERRGGLMDAPLVLTTRLDPNEIDKEAHNIDVRWEYPLEFYQACLEYKHPKEIEGIMDQVAGRIGSALQYEGFGYTHDTRDISEGPVESAYKTLETMIDKMNAQLDLAKKIRAVDAKDVVYRVITKHFLPDMIGNLKSFSSQSLRCTKCGAKYRRIPLIGKCYCGNNLTLTVHEKSVKKYLEITKEISEKFDLDVYTQQRITLIEDSMNSLFQSDKVKKCKLSDFM from the coding sequence TTGCCGGTAGCATGCAGCAAGGCCATGGAGGATTATTTCAATGGCCTCCTCAAAGAGACGGAGCGCTGCTACGGCGTGGCCCGCCGGGCCAGGGGGCGGGGCCTGGACCCCGAGACATTCATAGAGATACCGATGGCCGAGGACCTGGCCTCCCGCGTGGAGAAGCTCCTGGCACCCTGGAACGTGGAGGGCGTCGCGGAGCGCATCAGGGAGCTGTCGAAGAACAATAACAGGGAAGAGGTCTCGCTCCTCATCGCCAAGGAGATGGCCGCCCAGCCCGCCAAGTCCAAGGAGGACGCCATCGACCGCGCCGTCAGGGTAGGCCTGGCCGTGCTCACGGAGGGCATTCTGGTCGCTCCCCTCGAAGGCATCGCCGGCTGCAAGGTCGGCCGCAACGGGGACGGGACCGATTACCTGGCCATATCCTTTGCAGGACCGATCCGCGCGGCAGGGGGTACCGGACAGGCGCTGAGCGTGCTCATCGGCGACGTGGTCAGGCGCGAGCTGGGCATCGGGAAGTACATCCCCACCGAGAGCGAGGTGCAGAGGTTCCACGAGGAGATACCGCTGTACAAGCAGTGCCAGCACCTCCAGTATTGTCCGGGGGACGAGGAGATCGAGATCATCACCCGCAGCTGCCCGGTGTGCGTGGACGGCGAAGGCACCGAGGACATGGAGATCTCCGGCTTCCGGGACCTGCCGCGAGTTGAAACGAACAAGGTCAGGGGCGGGGCGTGCCTCGTTATCGCGGAAGGCATGTGCCTCAAGGCCCCCAAGATCCAGAAGCACGTCAAGAAGCTGGGCATCGACGGCTGGGAGTTCATCAACGAGTACCTGGACTGGAAGAAGAAGCACGAGGCCGGGGACGGGGCCAAGGCCACCAAGAAGATCGTGCCCGACTCCAAGTTCCTGAAGGACATGGTGGCCGGGCGGCCGGTGATAGGGCACCCCTCCCGCGTGGGCGGCCTGAGGCTGCGCTACGGGCGCGGCCGCACTACAGGGCTCGCCGCGCTGGCCATCAACCCCGCCACCATGTTCGCCCTCGATGACTTCCTGGCGGTGGGCACGCAGATAAAGATCGAGCGGCCCGGCAAGGCCGGGGCGGTGACGCCCTGCGACATGCTCGACGGCCCCATATTGCTGCTGAAGAACGGGGACCTGGTGCAGGCGCAGACGGTGAAGGAGGTCAAGGAGGTCCGGCCCCAGATCTCCGAGATCGTGGACCTGGGCGAGGTGCTCCTCCCCTACGGCGAGTTCATGGAGAATAATCACATCCTCGCCCCGGGAGCGTACGCCCCGGAGTGGTACAAGGTGGAGCTGCGCTCCAAGGGCAAGGGCATGCCGGAGGACTGGGAGTCGCCGACATACCAGAGAGCCAAGGAGATCGGCCGCGAGTACGGCGTTCCGCTGCACCCGAAGTACAACCTGTTCTGGTACGACCTCCCCCTCGACGAGCTGAACGCCCTGAGGGCGCACCTCCTAGCCACGGGGGCGTGGAAGGAAGAGAAGCTCGTGCTCAAGAAGGAGCCCCTTACCAAGCGCACCCTGGAGTCCCTGGGCGCCCTGCACACGGTCAAAGGGGAGGAGGTCATCGTGGACCTCTACGCCCTCCCCCTGCTGGAAGGACTGGGCCTCTCCCATAACGGCCCCGGGATCATCGAGGCTTCGGTCCTGGAGGATCCCGGCTGCCCCGAGGAGCCGGCGTTCGCCTCGGCCACCCTGAGGGCGGTGTCGAGGGCCCTGGGCATCGAGGTCCGCGCCCGGGCCGTCACCCGCATCGGTTCGAGAATGGCGAGGCCGGAGAAGGCCAAGGAGCGGAAGATGAAGCCGCCCCCGCACGCCCTGTTCCCGCTGGGACAAAGCGGCGGAATGCAGCGCCTGGTGTCCACGGCCGCGGAGGAGTCGAGGGTGGAGGCGGAGATGGGGGTACGGCAGTGCCCGGACTGCGGCAAGAACACCTTCCTGTGCAGCTGCAGGGAGTGCGGAGCGCACACGCTGCCAGTGGGGAGGCCGGCCACGCAACGCATCGACCTCAACGGCATGCTGGCAACGGCCATGAAGCGGACGGGGGTGGCGACGGCGCCGGAGATCAAGGGGGTCCAGGGGATGATCTCCAAGAACAAGACCCCCGAGGCGCTGGAGAAGGGGCTGCTGCGGGCGGTCCACGACCTTTACGTGTTCAAGGACGGCACCATACGCTTCGACATGACCGACGTGCCGGTGACGCACTTCCGGCCGAGGGAGATCGGGCTGAGCGTGGAGAAGGCCGTGGCCATGGGCTACCTCCGCGACGTCAAGGGCAACGAGCTCACGGACCCCGAGCAGGTATGCGAGCTGAGGGTGCAGGACATCATACCCTCCATATCGTGCGGCGACTACATGGTGCAGGTCGCCGACTTCATCGACGATCTCCTGGAGAAGATCTATGGCCTGGACCGGTTCTACAACGCCAAGACCAGGGACGACCTCATCGGGGAGCTCACCATCGGGCTGGCGCCGCACACCTCCGGCGGCATCCTGTGCCGGATCATCGGGTACACCCGGACCAACGTGGGCTACGGGCACCCCTTCTTCCACGCCGCCAAGAGGAGGAACGCCGACGGCGACGAGGACTCGGTCATCCTGCTGATGGACGGCCTCCTGAACTTCTCCCGGGGGTTCCTCCCGGAGCGCCGGGGCGGCCTGATGGACGCGCCCCTGGTCCTCACCACCAGGCTCGACCCCAACGAGATCGACAAGGAAGCGCACAACATCGACGTCCGGTGGGAGTACCCCCTGGAATTCTACCAGGCCTGCCTGGAGTACAAGCACCCCAAGGAGATCGAGGGGATCATGGACCAGGTGGCCGGCCGCATCGGCTCGGCGCTGCAATACGAGGGCTTCGGGTACACTCACGACACCAGGGACATATCCGAGGGGCCGGTCGAGTCGGCGTACAAGACCTTGGAAACGATGATCGACAAAATGAACGCCCAGCTCGACCTGGCCAAGAAGATCCGCGCGGTCGACGCCAAGGACGTGGTGTACCGCGTCATCACCAAGCACTTCCTGCCAGACATGATCGGCAACCTGAAGAGCTTTTCATCCCAGTCGCTCCGCTGCACCAAGTGCGGGGCCAAGTACCGCCGGATACCGCTCATAGGCAAGTGCTACTGCGGGAACAACCTCACCCTCACGGTGCACGAGAAGAGCGTCAAGAAGTACCTTGAGATCACCAAGGAGATCAGCGAGAAGTTCGATCTGGACGTGTATACCCAGCAGCGCATCACGCTCATCGAGGATTCGATGAACTCGCTGTTCCAGTCGGACAAGGTCAAGAAATGCAAGCTCTCCGACTTCATGTGA
- a CDS encoding DNA-directed RNA polymerase subunit D, whose translation MDLKVIDLTDNHAKIIISNTRPDMANALRRCLMTEVPKMAIETVEYHLGPIRDEDGMEFESVSPLFDEIIAHRLGLVPVPTDPELYTFKDKCSCEGEGCPSCTIMYSINKKGPCEVYSGDLEPLGGQELRVKDELVPIVKLGPGQALLAYASAELGTAKRHAKWQVTSGAGYRYYPKITIDAAKCDGEGNCAEVCPRGVLASKDGKLVIDNLEACMLCKACEEECECGAITVEGDDTKFLVEFETDGSLSARDTLRKALQILEQKFEEFREGVSGLEA comes from the coding sequence ATGGACCTGAAAGTCATCGATCTGACGGATAACCACGCGAAAATCATCATCTCGAACACCCGCCCGGACATGGCCAACGCCCTGCGGCGCTGCCTCATGACCGAGGTGCCCAAGATGGCCATCGAGACGGTGGAGTACCACCTCGGCCCCATCAGGGACGAGGACGGCATGGAGTTCGAGAGCGTAAGCCCGCTTTTCGATGAGATCATCGCCCACCGCCTGGGCCTGGTCCCGGTGCCCACCGACCCTGAGCTGTACACCTTCAAGGACAAGTGCAGCTGCGAGGGGGAGGGGTGCCCGTCCTGCACCATCATGTACTCCATCAACAAGAAGGGCCCCTGCGAGGTATACTCCGGGGACCTAGAGCCCCTGGGAGGCCAGGAGCTTAGGGTGAAGGACGAGCTGGTGCCCATCGTCAAGCTCGGTCCGGGGCAGGCGTTGCTCGCCTACGCCTCCGCGGAGCTGGGGACCGCCAAGCGCCACGCCAAGTGGCAGGTGACCTCCGGGGCGGGGTACCGTTACTATCCCAAGATCACCATCGACGCCGCCAAGTGCGACGGCGAGGGCAACTGTGCGGAGGTATGCCCCCGCGGCGTGCTCGCCAGCAAGGACGGCAAGCTCGTGATCGACAACCTGGAGGCCTGCATGCTGTGCAAGGCCTGCGAGGAAGAGTGCGAGTGCGGCGCCATCACGGTGGAGGGCGATGACACCAAGTTCCTCGTCGAGTTCGAGACCGACGGCTCGCTGTCGGCCCGCGACACCCTGAGGAAAGCGCTGCAGATCCTGGAGCAGAAGTTCGAGGAGTTCCGCGAGGGCGTCTCCGGACTGGAAGCCTAA
- a CDS encoding NifB/NifX family molybdenum-iron cluster-binding protein has translation MDDMVGRDAVRIMVASEKNRVAEHFGHCSVFNIFEVESGRVIHCGFVPNPGHRPDFLPDYLCKLGANVIIAGSMGSRAMDALARNGVEVLTGATGSARAAVERYAEGASAPPARREERRDERGGGDVIS, from the coding sequence ATGGATGACATGGTCGGACGGGACGCGGTGAGGATAATGGTAGCGAGCGAGAAGAACCGGGTGGCCGAGCACTTCGGCCACTGCAGCGTTTTCAACATCTTTGAGGTGGAGAGCGGCCGGGTCATTCATTGCGGCTTCGTCCCCAACCCCGGCCACAGGCCCGACTTCTTGCCCGACTACCTCTGCAAGCTGGGGGCGAACGTGATAATAGCCGGCAGCATGGGGAGCAGGGCTATGGACGCCCTCGCCCGGAACGGCGTGGAGGTGCTCACCGGAGCGACCGGGAGTGCCCGGGCCGCGGTGGAGCGGTACGCGGAGGGTGCCTCCGCTCCGCCGGCTCGGCGCGAGGAACGCCGCGACGAGCGCGGCGGGGGCGATGTGATATCTTAA
- a CDS encoding 30S ribosomal protein S11: MGKWGIAHIFASYNNIIITLTDITGAETITKATGGMVVKAAKDESSPYAAMRAAEKVAEIAKEKGIEGIHVKVRAPGGNKATSPGPGAQAAIRALARAGMKIGRIEDVTPIPHDGTKKKGGRRGRRV; this comes from the coding sequence ATGGGAAAGTGGGGCATAGCGCATATATTCGCCAGCTACAACAACATCATCATAACCCTGACCGACATCACCGGCGCCGAGACCATCACCAAGGCCACCGGCGGCATGGTGGTCAAGGCGGCCAAGGACGAGTCCTCTCCCTACGCTGCGATGAGGGCGGCCGAGAAGGTCGCTGAGATCGCCAAGGAGAAGGGGATCGAAGGCATTCACGTGAAGGTCCGCGCGCCCGGCGGGAACAAGGCTACCTCTCCCGGTCCCGGCGCCCAGGCCGCTATCCGTGCCCTCGCCCGTGCCGGCATGAAGATCGGTCGCATCGAGGACGTCACCCCCATACCGCACGACGGTACCAAGAAGAAGGGCGGCAGAAGGGGCCGGAGAGTCTGA
- a CDS encoding DUF134 domain-containing protein, which yields MPRPTKCRRVCCLPRSERFGPLGLPMDLDGAVRMTVDEYETIRLIDLEDMTQEECARRMNVARTTVQGIYDSARRKLAESLVLGRTLRIEGGEYMLCDGHGRGCGGRGCPRRGSVAVLPENEGA from the coding sequence ATGCCTAGACCAACGAAGTGCAGGAGGGTCTGCTGCCTGCCCAGGTCCGAGCGATTCGGGCCCCTGGGGCTCCCCATGGACCTGGACGGCGCGGTGAGAATGACCGTGGACGAGTACGAGACCATCCGGCTCATCGACCTGGAGGATATGACCCAGGAGGAGTGCGCACGCCGTATGAACGTCGCCCGCACCACCGTCCAGGGCATTTACGACAGCGCCAGGAGGAAGCTGGCCGAGTCCCTGGTCCTCGGCAGAACGCTGCGCATCGAGGGTGGCGAGTACATGCTGTGCGACGGCCACGGCAGGGGGTGCGGCGGCCGGGGATGCCCCCGGCGAGGGAGCGTGGCGGTCCTCCCGGAGAATGAGGGTGCGTAA